ATAGAGAGCGGGAGCCAGCAGCGCATCCTGGAAATCGATGATGCGAAGCCGGCCGTCGTGCACGTGGATGTTCCACGCATGGTAGTCGCGGTGGGCGAAGACTCGCGGGAGGGCGGCCAGGCGACCGGCGGCGGCCTTCAGCTCGACGCGGCTGGCCTCGACCAGCGCGGGAGGCGCAGCAGCGACGCCGTACTCGAGGAAATGCTCGAACTCCCAGGCGAACAGCTTTTCGTCGAAAGCCTGGCGAAAGGCGTAGCAGCCGCTGCCGTCGTCCTTGGCACGGGCCTGGAGGTCCGCGAGGAGGTCGAGGGCCCTTCCGAACGTCGCCTCGACCGCGGGGGCCGCTGCCTCCCAGACAGGCACGTCGCCGACGTCCTCGAGAAGGAGGAAGCGGGAGTCGGGAGAAACGGCGTGGATCGCCGGCACAGAGTCGGTGAGCCGGGCCAGGAAGCGGCCGACGTTGACGAACGCCAGCTCCTTCGGACCCTCGTTGCCGAAGACGTTCAGCTCTTCGGACGACATGGCCACCCCGGCGTCCTGCATCATCATGACGACGACGGTCGCAGGCGCCGCGCGACC
This genomic window from Candidatus Binatia bacterium contains:
- a CDS encoding phosphotransferase; translation: MPPRSTRAADPLRAAREFCASVAADLWPGAEVASLAAMRGDASTRSYARGELSGGRAAPATVVVMMMQDAGVAMSSEELNVFGNEGPKELAFVNVGRFLARLTDSVPAIHAVSPDSRFLLLEDVGDVPVWEAAAPAVEATFGRALDLLADLQARAKDDGSGCYAFRQAFDEKLFAWEFEHFLEYGVAAAPPALVEASRVELKAAAGRLAALPRVFAHRDYHAWNIHVHDGRLRIIDFQDALLAPALYDVASLLTDRITPERITPALEEALLVHYYARQKAGRLESLDATRSAYRLLALQRVLKVVGRFHYLAEVKGKPHYLGFLPAVCRTARRLLASSDGVAATAELFDTAGKDPSREARPAAAAGKT